In the genome of Neovison vison isolate M4711 chromosome 3, ASM_NN_V1, whole genome shotgun sequence, one region contains:
- the WDR33 gene encoding pre-mRNA 3' end processing protein WDR33 isoform X6, which produces MATEIGSPPRFFHMPRFQHQAPRQLFYKRPDFAQQQAMQQLTFDGKRMRKAVNRKTIDYNPSVIKYLENRIWQRDQRDMRAIQPDAGYYNDLVPPIGMLNNPMNAVTTKFVRTSTNKVKCPVFVVRWTPEGRRLVTGASSGEFTLWNGLTFNFETILQAHDSPVRAMTWSHNDMWMLTADHGGYVKYWQSNMNNVKMFQAHKEAIREASFSPTDNKFATCSDDGTVRIWDFLRCHEERILRERNHK; this is translated from the exons ATGGCTACAGAAATTGGTTCTCCTCCTCGTTTTTTCCATATGCCAAGGTTCCAACACCAAGCACCTCGACAACTATTTTATAAGCGACCTGATTTTGCACAGCAGCAAGCAATGCAACAGCTCACCTTTGATGGAAAACGGATGAGAAAAGCAGTAAACCGAAAAACCATAGACTATAATCCGTCTGTAATTAAGTATTTGGAG aatagAATATGGCAAAGAGACCAGAGAGATATGCGGGCAATTCAGCCTGATGCAGGTTATTATAATGAT ctGGTCCCACCTATAGGGATGTTGAATAATCCTATGAATGCAGTAACAACAAAATTTGTTCGAACATCAACAAATAAAGTAAAGTGTCCGGTATTTGTTGTTAGG tgGACTCCAGAAGGAAGACGGTTGGTCACTGGAGCTTCTAGTGGAGAATTCACCTTGTGGAATGGACTCACGTTCAATTTTGAAACAATATTACAG GCTCATGATAGCCCCGTGAGGGCCATGACTTGGTCACATAATGACATGTGGATGTTGACAGCAGACCATGGAGGATATGTGAAATATTGGCAGTCGAACATGAACAACGTCAAGATGTTCCAGGCACATAAGGAGGCGATTAGAGAGGCCAG TTTCTCACCCACGGATAATAAATTTGCTACATGCTCTGATGACGGCACTGTTAGAATCTGGGACTTTCTTCGTTGCCATGAGGAAAGAATTCTCCGAG agagaaatcacaagtag
- the WDR33 gene encoding pre-mRNA 3' end processing protein WDR33 isoform X4: MATEIGSPPRFFHMPRFQHQAPRQLFYKRPDFAQQQAMQQLTFDGKRMRKAVNRKTIDYNPSVIKYLENRIWQRDQRDMRAIQPDAGYYNDLVPPIGMLNNPMNAVTTKFVRTSTNKVKCPVFVVRWTPEGRRLVTGASSGEFTLWNGLTFNFETILQAHDSPVRAMTWSHNDMWMLTADHGGYVKYWQSNMNNVKMFQAHKEAIREASFSPTDNKFATCSDDGTVRIWDFLRCHEERILRENSQSWITCTLPSMQSRLI; the protein is encoded by the exons ATGGCTACAGAAATTGGTTCTCCTCCTCGTTTTTTCCATATGCCAAGGTTCCAACACCAAGCACCTCGACAACTATTTTATAAGCGACCTGATTTTGCACAGCAGCAAGCAATGCAACAGCTCACCTTTGATGGAAAACGGATGAGAAAAGCAGTAAACCGAAAAACCATAGACTATAATCCGTCTGTAATTAAGTATTTGGAG aatagAATATGGCAAAGAGACCAGAGAGATATGCGGGCAATTCAGCCTGATGCAGGTTATTATAATGAT ctGGTCCCACCTATAGGGATGTTGAATAATCCTATGAATGCAGTAACAACAAAATTTGTTCGAACATCAACAAATAAAGTAAAGTGTCCGGTATTTGTTGTTAGG tgGACTCCAGAAGGAAGACGGTTGGTCACTGGAGCTTCTAGTGGAGAATTCACCTTGTGGAATGGACTCACGTTCAATTTTGAAACAATATTACAG GCTCATGATAGCCCCGTGAGGGCCATGACTTGGTCACATAATGACATGTGGATGTTGACAGCAGACCATGGAGGATATGTGAAATATTGGCAGTCGAACATGAACAACGTCAAGATGTTCCAGGCACATAAGGAGGCGATTAGAGAGGCCAG TTTCTCACCCACGGATAATAAATTTGCTACATGCTCTGATGACGGCACTGTTAGAATCTGGGACTTTCTTCGTTGCCATGAGGAAAGAATTCTCCGAG
- the WDR33 gene encoding pre-mRNA 3' end processing protein WDR33 isoform X7, translating into MATEIGSPPRFFHMPRFQHQAPRQLFYKRPDFAQQQAMQQLTFDGKRMRKAVNRKTIDYNPSVIKYLENRIWQRDQRDMRAIQPDAGYYNDLVPPIGMLNNPMNAVTTKFVRTSTNKVKCPVFVVRWTPEGRRLVTGASSGEFTLWNGLTFNFETILQAHDSPVRAMTWSHNDMWMLTADHGGYVKYWQSNMNNVKMFQAHKEAIREASFSPTDNKFATCSDDGTVRIWDFLRCHEERILRDL; encoded by the exons ATGGCTACAGAAATTGGTTCTCCTCCTCGTTTTTTCCATATGCCAAGGTTCCAACACCAAGCACCTCGACAACTATTTTATAAGCGACCTGATTTTGCACAGCAGCAAGCAATGCAACAGCTCACCTTTGATGGAAAACGGATGAGAAAAGCAGTAAACCGAAAAACCATAGACTATAATCCGTCTGTAATTAAGTATTTGGAG aatagAATATGGCAAAGAGACCAGAGAGATATGCGGGCAATTCAGCCTGATGCAGGTTATTATAATGAT ctGGTCCCACCTATAGGGATGTTGAATAATCCTATGAATGCAGTAACAACAAAATTTGTTCGAACATCAACAAATAAAGTAAAGTGTCCGGTATTTGTTGTTAGG tgGACTCCAGAAGGAAGACGGTTGGTCACTGGAGCTTCTAGTGGAGAATTCACCTTGTGGAATGGACTCACGTTCAATTTTGAAACAATATTACAG GCTCATGATAGCCCCGTGAGGGCCATGACTTGGTCACATAATGACATGTGGATGTTGACAGCAGACCATGGAGGATATGTGAAATATTGGCAGTCGAACATGAACAACGTCAAGATGTTCCAGGCACATAAGGAGGCGATTAGAGAGGCCAG TTTCTCACCCACGGATAATAAATTTGCTACATGCTCTGATGACGGCACTGTTAGAATCTGGGACTTTCTTCGTTGCCATGAGGAAAGAATTCTCCGAG
- the WDR33 gene encoding pre-mRNA 3' end processing protein WDR33 isoform X5, which produces MATEIGSPPRFFHMPRFQHQAPRQLFYKRPDFAQQQAMQQLTFDGKRMRKAVNRKTIDYNPSVIKYLENRIWQRDQRDMRAIQPDAGYYNDLVPPIGMLNNPMNAVTTKFVRTSTNKVKCPVFVVRWTPEGRRLVTGASSGEFTLWNGLTFNFETILQAHDSPVRAMTWSHNDMWMLTADHGGYVKYWQSNMNNVKMFQAHKEAIREASFSPTDNKFATCSDDGTVRIWDFLRCHEERILREVSTLLDLSSSLPDNKIS; this is translated from the exons ATGGCTACAGAAATTGGTTCTCCTCCTCGTTTTTTCCATATGCCAAGGTTCCAACACCAAGCACCTCGACAACTATTTTATAAGCGACCTGATTTTGCACAGCAGCAAGCAATGCAACAGCTCACCTTTGATGGAAAACGGATGAGAAAAGCAGTAAACCGAAAAACCATAGACTATAATCCGTCTGTAATTAAGTATTTGGAG aatagAATATGGCAAAGAGACCAGAGAGATATGCGGGCAATTCAGCCTGATGCAGGTTATTATAATGAT ctGGTCCCACCTATAGGGATGTTGAATAATCCTATGAATGCAGTAACAACAAAATTTGTTCGAACATCAACAAATAAAGTAAAGTGTCCGGTATTTGTTGTTAGG tgGACTCCAGAAGGAAGACGGTTGGTCACTGGAGCTTCTAGTGGAGAATTCACCTTGTGGAATGGACTCACGTTCAATTTTGAAACAATATTACAG GCTCATGATAGCCCCGTGAGGGCCATGACTTGGTCACATAATGACATGTGGATGTTGACAGCAGACCATGGAGGATATGTGAAATATTGGCAGTCGAACATGAACAACGTCAAGATGTTCCAGGCACATAAGGAGGCGATTAGAGAGGCCAG TTTCTCACCCACGGATAATAAATTTGCTACATGCTCTGATGACGGCACTGTTAGAATCTGGGACTTTCTTCGTTGCCATGAGGAAAGAATTCTCCGAG